The Flaviramulus sp. BrNp1-15 genome includes the window GACGTATATAATTCTCCCCAAGAAATAGGAGTTGCAGAGCCACCTAAACTATTCACCATGTTCATAGCCGTAACGCTTTCCATAACTCTAATTTTTAAACCTTTTAAGTCGCTAGGAGAATTAATTGGCTTGTCTTTAGTATAAAAACTTCTGCTTCCAGCATCATAATACGCTAAACCTTTAATCCAGTATTTAGTTCCTTCATCTAGTAATTCTTGACCAATTGGTCCATCTAAAACTTGAAATGAATGGTTTTTATCACGGAATAAAAAAGGTAATCCAAAAACCTTCATACGTGGTGCAAAATTTTCCATAACACCAACCGAGACTTTCGTCATATCTAAACTACCAATCTGAAGTAATTCTATACATTCTCGTTCGGTACCTAATTGCTGACTCGGATAAATCTCTAGTTCCATTTTACCTCCTGATATTTGAGATAAATCTTCTCCCATTTTAACCATAGCTTTGTGTACAGAGTGGTTTACATCCAAGCTGTGTGCTAGTTTTATGGTTCTGGTATCACTCAATCGATTGCATCCGGTTAAGATAAATAAAGTAGAAATAACAAAAATCAGGTTTCGCATGCGTCTTAGTTTTTTAAGTTTTTGATAATACGCAATGCGTTAGCTACATCTTGTTTTAATTTATCAAAATCTTTATTGGCAATAATATCTTTTGAAATTAACTGAGAGCCCATACCTACACAGGTTACTCCAGCTTCAAACCAGCCTTTTAAGTTTTCCTGGGTTGGTGCTACACCTCCTGTTGGCATAATGCTCGTCCATGGTTGTGGGCCTTTTATACCTTTTACAAATCCTGGTCCGTAAGTGCCTCCTGGAAATAGCTTAACAATCTCACAACCTAACTCTTCGGCTCTAGTAATTTCTGTTAAGCTACCGCAACCTGGTGACCATAATACTTTGCGTCGGTTACAAACTACTGCAATATCTTCTCTTAACACAGGAGTGACTATAAAGTTTGCTCCTAATGCCATGTATAAGGACGCTGCTGCTGCATCGGTTACAGAACCTACACCCATAATCATACCTGGTAATTCTTTTATAGCGTATTTAGTTAATTCGCCAAATACCTCGTGTGCAAAATCACCTCGTGCGGTAAACTCTAATAGTCTTGCGCCTCCATCGTAACAAGCTTTTAAAACCTTTTTGCTTAATTCTATATCGCTATTGAAAAACAAAGGCACCATGCCTGTGTCTTTCATTACTTGTGCTACTTCTAATCTTGAATATTGTGCCATTTTTAAAAAAGTCGGAAGTCCGTAGTTGGAAGCCCGAAGGGTTTTTTATTATTAATATAAAAAGAAGTTAGAAACAATACTTCTGGCTTCTAACTTCAATCTCTTTTATCGTGCTACACGTCCTGAGGCATCACCTCCCATGAGTTTCTCTACCTCATCTACAGTAACTAAATTCGCATCGCCTTTTATGGTGTGTTTTAAACATGAGGCTGCTACTGCAAAATCTAAAGCGTTTTGATCGTTTTCTGGATATTTTAATAGTCCGTAAATCAATCCGCCCATAAAACTATCGCCACCTCCAACTCGATCTACGATATCGGTAATTTGATACTGACGAGTTTCGTACATGGTTTTTCCATCATATAAAACGCCTGCCCATGTATTGTGTGATGCTGAAATAGAACCTCGTAATGTGGTAATCACTTTTTTAGCCTTTGGAAACTTTTTCATCATTTGTTTACATACTGATAAAAAGGCTTCAGCTTTTACATCATGACCATGTTTATGAACATCTAATCCTTCTGGGTGAATTCCAAAATGCTTTTCAGCATCTTCTTCATTTCCTAAAACAATATCGCAATATGAGGTTAGTTCGGTCATCACCTTTTCTCTATGGGCATCGTCACAATATTTCCAAAGTTTTGCTCGGTAGTTTAAATCGGTTGAAATGGTAATTCCCTTTTCACTTGCTGCTTTTACAGCTTCTAAGCAAACATCGGCTGCGCCTTGTGAAATGGCTGGAGTAATCCCCGTCCAGTGGAACCATTCTACACCTTTAAACACCGCATCCCAATCAATCATACCTGATTTTATTTCGGAGATAGCTGAATGGGCTCTATCGTAAACTACTTTACTGCCTCGACTTACTGCGCCGGTTTCTAAAAAGTAAATACCCAAACGATCGCCACCCCACACAATTTTGTCTACGCCAACACCTCGCTTGCGCATTTCCATCATCGCACATTCGCCTATATCATTCTTAGGTAATCGGGTTACAAAATCTACCGATACACCATAATTGGCTAATGATACTGCTACGTTGGACTCGC containing:
- a CDS encoding TRAP transporter substrate-binding protein encodes the protein MRNLIFVISTLFILTGCNRLSDTRTIKLAHSLDVNHSVHKAMVKMGEDLSQISGGKMELEIYPSQQLGTERECIELLQIGSLDMTKVSVGVMENFAPRMKVFGLPFLFRDKNHSFQVLDGPIGQELLDEGTKYWIKGLAYYDAGSRSFYTKDKPINSPSDLKGLKIRVMESVTAMNMVNSLGGSATPISWGELYTSLQQGVVDGAENNPPSFYLSRHYEVCKYYSLDEHTVLPDVLIIGTHIWNDLSEQEKKWMQEAVDNSVVYQRQLWAEAEKEALDEVQKAGVEIIYPDKTLFSSKVEEVYSDVKENEDMYSLVQRIQNTK
- a CDS encoding bifunctional 4-hydroxy-2-oxoglutarate aldolase/2-dehydro-3-deoxy-phosphogluconate aldolase; protein product: MAQYSRLEVAQVMKDTGMVPLFFNSDIELSKKVLKACYDGGARLLEFTARGDFAHEVFGELTKYAIKELPGMIMGVGSVTDAAAASLYMALGANFIVTPVLREDIAVVCNRRKVLWSPGCGSLTEITRAEELGCEIVKLFPGGTYGPGFVKGIKGPQPWTSIMPTGGVAPTQENLKGWFEAGVTCVGMGSQLISKDIIANKDFDKLKQDVANALRIIKNLKN
- a CDS encoding sugar kinase, translated to MSKVVTFGEIMLRLAPQGFLRFSQANNFDVVYGGGESNVAVSLANYGVSVDFVTRLPKNDIGECAMMEMRKRGVGVDKIVWGGDRLGIYFLETGAVSRGSKVVYDRAHSAISEIKSGMIDWDAVFKGVEWFHWTGITPAISQGAADVCLEAVKAASEKGITISTDLNYRAKLWKYCDDAHREKVMTELTSYCDIVLGNEEDAEKHFGIHPEGLDVHKHGHDVKAEAFLSVCKQMMKKFPKAKKVITTLRGSISASHNTWAGVLYDGKTMYETRQYQITDIVDRVGGGDSFMGGLIYGLLKYPENDQNALDFAVAASCLKHTIKGDANLVTVDEVEKLMGGDASGRVAR